From Novipirellula galeiformis, the proteins below share one genomic window:
- a CDS encoding RluA family pseudouridine synthase, producing MSELEIIFEDNHLLVLNKPAELITMGAETGPTLHIQATEYLRKRYNKPGRAYLGIVSRLDSMTSGIIVMAKTSKAASRLTPQFSGQGKDLAAKTYLAVLEGCLDNEYGELVDHVAKNDAARRMETVPQQRDGAQLARLRYVCLAATPTASLVAVRLLTGRKHQIRLQFENLGFPVWGDRKYDAKNEFEPGIGLHSWKLEITHPTLRERIGWSAPLPESWQKFGKLIPSRRNLVLDKASEERLSSSR from the coding sequence ATGTCCGAACTCGAGATTATCTTCGAAGACAATCACCTCCTGGTGCTCAACAAGCCCGCTGAATTGATCACGATGGGAGCGGAAACGGGGCCCACGTTGCATATCCAGGCAACCGAATACCTTCGTAAACGCTACAACAAACCGGGCCGCGCCTATCTCGGCATCGTGAGCCGACTCGATTCGATGACCAGCGGCATTATCGTGATGGCGAAAACCAGCAAAGCGGCATCACGATTGACTCCCCAGTTTTCCGGGCAAGGTAAAGATCTCGCCGCGAAGACCTATTTGGCGGTGCTCGAAGGTTGCTTGGATAACGAGTATGGCGAATTGGTCGATCACGTTGCGAAGAACGATGCCGCGCGGCGGATGGAAACGGTTCCGCAGCAACGCGACGGCGCCCAACTGGCTCGGTTGCGCTACGTCTGTCTGGCCGCCACACCGACCGCGTCGCTCGTTGCGGTTCGCCTCTTGACCGGACGCAAGCACCAGATCCGTTTGCAATTCGAGAACCTGGGCTTCCCGGTTTGGGGCGATCGCAAATACGACGCCAAAAATGAATTTGAACCGGGCATCGGACTGCACAGCTGGAAGCTCGAAATCACCCACCCGACGCTGCGTGAACGCATCGGTTGGTCCGCTCCGCTGCCCGAATCATGGCAAAAGTTTGGTAAACTAATTCCTTCACGACGCAACCTAGTGCTCGATAAGGCAAGCGAAGAGAGATTGAGTTCCAGTCGTTAA
- a CDS encoding FeoA family protein, which yields MTTLDQLKPGQMAQIVRIEGFDGIASRLREMGFVPGQAVQFLRSAPLGDPLKCSVQGSRIAVRCGEARRVFIEPIAEPAFAS from the coding sequence GTGACGACACTTGATCAGCTGAAACCCGGCCAAATGGCTCAAATTGTCCGGATTGAAGGATTTGATGGCATTGCCTCGCGTTTGCGTGAGATGGGCTTCGTACCGGGACAGGCGGTACAGTTTCTCCGCAGCGCTCCGTTAGGGGATCCGCTAAAGTGCTCGGTCCAAGGCAGTCGAATCGCAGTTCGTTGCGGCGAAGCGCGTCGTGTCTTTATCGAACCGATTGCTGAGCCTGCG